The following DNA comes from Peribacillus sp. FSL E2-0218.
ATGCCGATTTCATGCGGTTAATAACTGATGGCTGTTTTTGCATGGCTTTGTTGCTTTGCATCAAGTGATCGGGTGGTCGATTTCCAGGAGTCCGCTTAAATCGTTTCGTTCGAAAAACAAAAAGAGCCTAACTAATGCATCGTTCCTGCCCCGTTAGTTCCATAAGAAAAGGAGCTGCTGATCAGCTCCTGGTAAATGAGGTAACACATCCTATTTCATTGATCTTTCAACTTCCGACCTTTTCCTGAGCTTTGCATACCAGCATGCGTTTCCTCTCAATAAGTCCAACCCCAGATCATACATAGGATTGTACCGACGACAGTGATGATAGCCAGGCATATAGCGCAATACAAAGTCATGAAAATCGATTTGCTATCATCCGTTTCACGGGCATGCATGAACACCACTAGTTGAACAGCTGCTTGGATGAATGCTGTCAATATAAAAATCGTCATTCCCATCGCTTTTGACATATTGAAGAAGTAAACCAAAAGAGCGACAAACGTCAAGAGCAATGAAAATACAAAACCCCATACTTGTTTAGCCGGGAATAATTCCTTCATGTTCAGGTCATTCCTTTCATGTAGATAAACGTGAAGATGAAAATCCAAACGATGTCCAAGAAATGCCAGTAAAGAGAGAAAATGAAGGATTTATTGGCTGTTTCCGGTGTCAATCCGCGTTTTTTCACTTGCAGG
Coding sequences within:
- the qoxD gene encoding cytochrome aa3 quinol oxidase subunit IV — encoded protein: MKELFPAKQVWGFVFSLLLTFVALLVYFFNMSKAMGMTIFILTAFIQAAVQLVVFMHARETDDSKSIFMTLYCAICLAIITVVGTILCMIWGWTY